CCGAGAGTAATACCATCAGCAAGCATAGCCACAATATTACCACCACGCACCCTCCCCTCTGGAGCAGAGATTGGCACGTGAGGAAGAGCCTCTGCAGGATGCAATACATTGCTGGTCCTTTCACTGAAATTGAAAGAGTTGAATGCCCCACTTTCAGTAGTTCTAGAAAGGGCCCCATGATTAACAACGTTGTTTACGACTGATACTGGTGAGCCAATAGCACCAAGTGTCTGGCCACCACGGACTCGATTGTCTTCCACCAGAGCATTGTGTGCGTCACACAGTCCATTCTTGCCCCTTGAAAAGCGCTCACAAGGAGCACTGCCAGCTCCAAGGTCATATCCTGGTTGGCCCCATAAGCAACGCTTACCTCCCCCATGAGCCTTGCAAAAGTCAGTTCTCCCCTGAGCACTCTTGCTGCAGCCAGCAAATTGGCATCGTTTGCCCCCACCATGACGAACACAACAGTCTGTCCGTCCCCTAGCACTCTTGGAGCATCCTGCTACCGCACATCGCTTCCCGCCTCCATGGGCAACACAGAACTGGGTGCCACCATGGACACTCTTTGGGCAGCCTTCAGCTGAACAGCGTTTCCCTCCTCCATGGCCCTTGCAGAAGAGTGTGCTTCCCTCTGCACCCTTGCTGCAATTTGGATGTGTGCATCTCTTGCCACCTCCATGAGATTTACAGAAAGTAGTGCTGCCTTGAGCACCTTTTTTGCATCCTTCATGTTTGCAGCGCCGACCACCTCCATGAGCAATGCAAAAGTCAGACTGACCCTCCGCACTCTTTGTACAGTTCTCCTTTTGGCATCTCTTTCCCCCACCATGCTTAATACAAAGGCCAGATTTTCCTCTTGCTGCTTTTTTGCACCCTTCATGGCTGCAACGGTGGCCACCCCCATGAGCTATGCAGAAATTGGTGCGACCCTCAGCACTCTTTGTGCATCCAAAATGCTCACATCGCCTACCCCCTCCATGAGCTTTACAGAAGATGGTTTTCCCCTCAGCGCCTCTCTTGCAATCCTCTCTCTGGCACCTTTTGCCCCCACCATGTGCAATGCAGCGCCCAGAAGAACCCCGGGCACCTTTAAAGCATCCTGGTTGTGAACAAATTTTTGTGCTAGTACAGAGCTGTTGTGGGCTGACAACCCAAGAAGCACAGGTTATTGGACTTTTCGGCATTTGTATCGTTGGTGGCAGTGGAACCAGACCATGAGACTGGTTTGTGCTATCTGGTAACAGGTAAGGAAGTAACTTACCACCAGATTTCCAGCGAGCAGATGTTGATCCTTCATCAACTGTTGCCACCGAGGGTATATTGCATGATTGCAGCAATATGGTGTGATCTTGGTCGGCCATATTAAGGTTCACATCAGTAACAAAAGATTCAGATGGTCCAACATTCAAAGATAAGTTAAGATCCATCACAGGCTGCTTCTCCAAAGCTCTCTTAGCATTACAAGCATCCGTGCCCAGTTTTGAAGTGCCTTCATTACACAGAATGGACTGAAAGTTTAGGCCTAAGTCAATAGATGATTCATCATCCCTATGCTTTGCAGAAGAAGATAAGGTGCAGCATGTGCCCATGCTGTGCTTGCTGGAGTCAGAGGAGCTTGAAGAGCTACCTAAGCCAAGTGATAAGTCAACCCACTTCCGCTTGATCCCTCTTGACATAAAATACGTGCTGTCTTGGGCAAGCACGTCAACTTGTGTAGAACAAGCTCTTGGTTGCATGACTACTGGTCGAACAGGGTTCCAGTTTCCAAGTCTATTTGGGTTCCAAGATTTTCCAGTAAACCCTGAGTGTTCATGCGTATGATCCATTGCTCTTGGGGGTCAAGAATACCATGAAATTCAACCAGTGTTTATGGAGTACAGTTAGTGTCACGGCCAAGTTACATAACACAGTGAAATATTAGTAGAAATCTAAGCTTGTTAGTAGCCCCTTTGTCTCCTTGCATCCTCCACTAACAAATCCAGAAGTATCACGACGATCCATTTGTTAGCACACTATGAAGAGAAACACTATTTATTTATAAAGCAGCAGTAGGACTACACTCAGAAGCAACTGACACTGCTTTCATCTGACCAGATCAATGAATTGCATATCTGCAAGGTTGGAAAAATACATGATAATTAAACATCCatgaatttgaaaaatagtacTGTACAGACAACAAATGCACACAACATACGAAAAGGAAAACACATAGAATCATTGAGTGTACTGTGCAGACAACAAATGCATACAACagataaaaggaaaaaagcatAGAATGGTCGAAACGAACGTGTTTTCAAAATCTGTTTATGAGTTAGACAGTTAGTTGTAATGTGCTTCTATTTTTCAATACCGTTAGTGTTCCATCGAAGAGAGATCACAGAACATTGTATTAATTGACTTCCTATTCAAAATCTAGAAATAATAGAAAAAGAATATTTTCTATCCACGCCCTGATGTATATTTGTAGTGTCCCTGGTACATTTGTCTGCAGATGTAGAACAACAAAACATACCAATCAGACATCAAATGTCTATCATGTTTTTGCGAAACATAGATGAGTTTGCCAAGGTTACTTGCTGTCATAGAAAATCAACATCCATCGAAATACATACCGAACGCAAATATTAACATTTTCTGTTTTTGTGTCCTGCTTGAAAATTGTCTCGTGCTATTTAAAAATGAGATTTGAATCTTAAAAGGATATTAACATATGCATTTATTTCTCAAAAAGAGATGCAGTGGATTTTTTAAAGTAATGTCCACATTGCTTTTGaaggaaaaaataaagatgAGTAGCTGACTGTAAGATGCTATATAATCTAGTAGTCGTCATCAGCATTACAATTTTATGTGAAGTAAAATCACAATAGAAACAAGAGTCCAGGTTCATAATGCATGAAGTATATCAAATGAATGCATgttcatgttatcatggaaacAAGATGGAtatatgtatagagatgattTCATATGATGGAAAAGGGCTTGTGATCATTACTAGTGAGTAACAAAACAGTAATATCCTGTCTATTCTGCAAGACAAGGCATGCTGTTGATATAGAATTCAGCAAGTTCACCCTGCAAACTGAGCAATAAAGACATGAGATTGAAAGCAAAGACTATATGAAAATCTTTAAACTGTAACTAAGTTATACCAAAGAAACCATCCAAATAAACCAAACCAAAAGTGATCAAGTTTTATAGGACAAGGACATCAACTTGAAAGCAAAAAATAAATGAGAACCAATGTTGCAAGAAGAAGCATGTACCACAAAAGTTCAATCAGACATAGACAACTAAAATATTTGTACGCACGGCACCTCAATCATGGCAAAACTAGTGGCACTACACTATACAAAAGTTCAGCCAGCCACTTTACTTCTTAAGAGGCATGATATAAACACCTTAACAATGTTCTGGGTTTGTGTCATCACCAACAAGCATAAGGGAATTATGTCTTAAGATTGAAGAATATCTAAACTCTAAGAGCAGCAATTCAACTGAATCACGAGTGGTTAGTCTTAAAGATGCATCTTTACATCTAGGAATGGGGTGGGGAGAACACCATTTTTTTGCATGGCAGACTATGTTCAATGAACAAATCAAACCATCAAAAGTAGAAGTACTGCACTCTGGATCGGTATCACAGTCAGCAACTTTACACCTTAGGAGGAATAATATCAACATCCTAAGAATATGCTAGATTTGTGTCACTACCAACAGGCAAAATGGAATTTCATCTTAAGACTAACTACGCATCGTTGTGTCTACGAGTGGAACCTGTTAAGCACTAGAAGGGGTATAAGAGGTCTGTCGCGTGATGGACTCAATAAATAGAACAAATCAAAAACCATCTAAAGTAATACTAGCACTGTACTCTAGATAGGTATCAGAATCAGCCACTTTACAACCTAAGAGGCATGGtatcagcaaaaaaaaattcgagCAATGGCATGGTATCAACATGACAAGAATATTATGGACTCGGATCAGCACCAACAGGCCGAATTGGAATTTCGTCTTAAGATTGAACAAGATAAACTCTAACAGTAGCGATTCTGCTGAACATGATTGTAATTAGTCTTAAAGAAGCCTGTTTGCATCTAGGAGTGGAATCTATTAAc
The sequence above is drawn from the Phragmites australis chromosome 10, lpPhrAust1.1, whole genome shotgun sequence genome and encodes:
- the LOC133883677 gene encoding uncharacterized protein LOC133883677; its protein translation is MDHTHEHSGFTGKSWNPNRLGNWNPVRPVVMQPRACSTQVDVLAQDSTYFMSRGIKRKWVDLSLGLGSSSSSSDSSKHSMGTCCTLSSSAKHRDDESSIDLGLNFQSILCNEGTSKLGTDACNAKRALEKQPVMDLNLSLNVGPSESFVTDVNLNMADQDHTILLQSCNIPSVATVDEGSTSARWKSGGKLLPYLLPDSTNQSHGLVPLPPTIQMPKSPITCASWVVSPQQLCTSTKICSQPGCFKGARGSSGRCIAHGGGKRCQREDCKRGAEGKTIFCKAHGGGRRCEHFGCTKSAEGRTNFCIAHGGGHRCSHEGCKKAARGKSGLCIKHGGGKRCQKENCTKSAEGQSDFCIAHGGGRRCKHEGCKKGAQGSTTFCKSHGGGKRCTHPNCSKGAEGSTLFCKGHGGGKRCSAEGCPKSVHGGTQFCVAHGGGKRCAVAGCSKSARGRTDCCVRHGGGKRCQFAGCSKSAQGRTDFCKAHGGGKRCLWGQPGYDLGAGSAPCERFSRGKNGLCDAHNALVEDNRVRGGQTLGAIGSPVSVVNNVVNHGALSRTTESGAFNSFNFSERTSNVLHPAEALPHVPISAPEGRVRGGNIVAMLADGITLGKQLHYNVEASTSTHNWL